In Methylobacterium aquaticum, the following are encoded in one genomic region:
- the rpsU gene encoding 30S ribosomal protein S21, with translation MQVLVRDNNVDQALRVLKKKMQREGIFREMKQRKAYEKPSVRKAREKAEAVRRARKQARKTAIREGLIAAPKPKPRVGGPRRPGMAPSAPAPAAAPAASA, from the coding sequence TTGCAGGTACTCGTTCGGGACAACAACGTCGATCAGGCTCTCCGCGTCCTCAAGAAGAAGATGCAGCGCGAGGGCATCTTCCGCGAGATGAAGCAGCGCAAGGCCTACGAGAAGCCGTCGGTGCGCAAGGCCCGCGAGAAGGCGGAAGCCGTCCGCCGCGCCCGCAAGCAGGCCCGCAAGACCGCCATCCGTGAGGGCCTGATCGCCGCTCCGAAGCCCAAGCCCCGCGTCGGCGGTCCCCGTCGTCCGGGCATGGCCCCGTCGGCTCCGGCCCCGGCCGCCGCTCCGGCCGCCTCGGCCTGA
- a CDS encoding nucleotide disphospho-sugar-binding domain-containing protein codes for MQVAAPEPFRPLANHAGLAFHPLGTAADFARAVGQAELWRPVRGARAMLEAVTAAIAPTYDWLEAEAGPDDLVVASTLALGARLAQEHRGLSLATLHLMPMLIESRFAPPRLPGLPLPRCLPASLRHALGRGADRFVLGPATLPALNAVRARLGLDPVRRLRHWWHSPERVLLAVPDWYAPPQPDWPPQIVQVGFPLADTFGDAAALAPDLAAFLRAGPAPVAVTYGSAMAGAHKFFAAAVEACRRSDRRAILLAGRAEEIPTHLPPGVIHVPYAPLSRLLPDCAALVHHGGVGTVAQALAAGCPQLIVPVAFDHADEAERVAWLGVGRSLPRRLFTAGRARRAIEELVSSPVVAEACREVQVLARAENGVAQACDALLRPPTPAPLPGTAEPGPAAAPSRRSRGAVPSGQTLCLCLVVRDRAPLLRACLDSVRPLIDSWVVVDAGSTDGSQDVVRRALAGLPGALHERPGETFARARAEALDLARRHGTYCLLIEAEERLDVPSGTRPPVLAADSYTLDVACGDTVSRRPRILRTALPWRYDGVIPETLACATADTAGHLPGPILRRPCAGRRDSEAGRLAIAAVEAALAAAPTPRLAAHYTFHLALLHRDRRETDAAIARFLERADQGFSPDEVYVALLEAGRLMQRAGRPLAAVLAPLDRAMALIPTRAEAPHAASGACRMHADHARATRYAVLAAGMPRPEHGLFLEPWIYAYGALDEVAVNAYWAGDDRTSLEATLRALASGAVPEDQRARFLANTRFPLDRLAGGVAQCTRQCAKE; via the coding sequence GTGCAGGTCGCGGCACCCGAGCCGTTCCGGCCGCTCGCGAACCATGCCGGCCTCGCCTTCCACCCCCTCGGCACCGCGGCGGATTTCGCCCGGGCCGTCGGGCAGGCGGAGCTGTGGCGTCCGGTCCGCGGCGCGCGGGCCATGCTCGAGGCCGTCACTGCGGCGATCGCCCCGACCTATGACTGGCTCGAGGCCGAGGCCGGTCCCGACGACCTCGTCGTCGCCTCCACCCTGGCGCTCGGCGCGCGGCTGGCCCAGGAGCATCGCGGGCTGTCGCTCGCCACCCTCCACCTGATGCCGATGCTCATCGAGAGCCGGTTCGCCCCACCCCGCCTGCCCGGCCTGCCGCTGCCCCGGTGCCTGCCCGCCTCCTTGCGCCACGCGCTCGGCCGCGGTGCCGACCGCTTCGTCCTCGGCCCGGCGACGCTCCCGGCCCTGAACGCCGTCCGTGCCCGCCTCGGCCTCGACCCGGTGCGGCGCCTGCGCCACTGGTGGCACAGCCCCGAGCGCGTCCTGCTCGCCGTGCCCGACTGGTATGCCCCGCCCCAGCCCGATTGGCCGCCCCAGATCGTCCAGGTCGGCTTTCCCCTCGCCGACACCTTCGGCGACGCCGCGGCGCTCGCCCCCGACCTTGCCGCCTTCCTGCGCGCCGGGCCGGCGCCGGTCGCCGTCACCTACGGCTCGGCGATGGCCGGCGCGCACAAATTCTTCGCCGCCGCCGTGGAGGCGTGCCGGCGCTCCGATCGCCGCGCGATCCTGCTCGCCGGCCGGGCCGAGGAGATCCCGACCCACCTGCCGCCCGGCGTGATCCACGTGCCCTACGCGCCGCTGAGCCGGCTCCTGCCGGACTGCGCGGCCCTGGTGCATCATGGCGGGGTCGGCACGGTGGCGCAGGCGCTGGCGGCCGGCTGCCCGCAACTGATCGTGCCGGTGGCGTTCGACCATGCCGACGAGGCCGAGCGGGTGGCGTGGCTCGGGGTCGGGCGGTCGCTGCCGCGACGGCTCTTCACGGCCGGGCGGGCGCGGCGGGCGATCGAGGAACTGGTAAGCTCGCCTGTCGTGGCGGAGGCCTGCCGCGAGGTCCAGGTGCTGGCGCGTGCCGAGAACGGGGTCGCGCAGGCCTGCGACGCCCTGCTCCGCCCGCCGACACCCGCGCCCCTGCCCGGCACCGCCGAGCCCGGCCCGGCGGCGGCTCCGTCCCGGAGGAGCCGCGGCGCGGTGCCGTCCGGCCAGACCCTGTGCCTGTGCCTGGTCGTCCGGGACCGGGCGCCGCTGCTTCGCGCCTGCCTCGACAGCGTGCGCCCGCTGATCGATTCCTGGGTCGTCGTCGATGCCGGCTCCACCGACGGCAGCCAGGACGTGGTCCGGCGTGCGCTGGCCGGCCTGCCCGGCGCCCTGCACGAGCGGCCGGGGGAGACCTTCGCCCGGGCCCGCGCCGAGGCGCTGGATCTCGCCCGCCGTCACGGCACCTACTGCCTCCTGATCGAGGCCGAGGAGCGGCTCGACGTCCCGAGCGGCACCAGGCCGCCGGTGCTCGCCGCCGACAGCTATACCCTGGACGTCGCCTGCGGCGACACGGTCAGCCGCCGGCCGCGGATCCTGCGCACCGCCCTGCCCTGGCGCTACGACGGGGTGATCCCCGAGACCCTCGCCTGCGCCACGGCGGACACCGCCGGGCATCTGCCGGGACCGATCCTTCGCCGACCTTGCGCCGGGCGGCGCGATTCCGAGGCCGGCCGGCTCGCCATCGCGGCGGTCGAGGCCGCCCTGGCCGCGGCGCCGACCCCGCGTCTCGCCGCGCACTACACCTTCCACCTCGCCCTGCTTCACCGGGATCGCCGCGAGACCGACGCGGCGATCGCGCGGTTCCTGGAACGGGCCGACCAGGGTTTTTCGCCCGACGAGGTCTACGTGGCGCTGCTCGAGGCCGGCCGTCTGATGCAGCGGGCCGGACGGCCGCTGGCGGCGGTGCTGGCGCCCCTCGACCGGGCGATGGCGCTGATCCCCACCCGCGCCGAGGCGCCGCATGCCGCCAGCGGCGCCTGCCGGATGCACGCCGATCACGCCCGCGCCACCCGCTACGCCGTCCTCGCCGCCGGCATGCCGAGGCCCGAGCACGGGTTGTTCCTGGAGCCCTGGATCTACGCCTACGGCGCCCTGGACGAAGTGGCGGTCAACGCCTACTGGGCCGGCGACGACCGCACGAGCCTGGAGGCGACCTTGCGGGCGCTCGCCTCCGGCGCGGTGCCCGAGGACCAGCGCGCCCGCTTCCTGGCCAATACCCGCTTCCCCCTGGACCGGCTCGCCGGTGGCGTCGCGCAATGTACACGACAGTGCGCGAAGGAGTAG
- a CDS encoding class II glutamine amidotransferase, whose translation MCRFLAYHGDPVYLDELVCAPTHSLVHQSLHATEAQTETNGDGFGIGWYGERPEPGLYRDVRPAWSDENLRSLSRQIRARTFFAHVRASTGTATTRANCHPFAHGRHLFMHNGQIGGYARIRRRLEAMIPDALYEARQGSTDSEALFLLALAHGLDRDPVGAMAASLSAAGGLMREAGIDEPLRFTAVLTDGESLTAFRWACDGRPPSLYWRETGTGLAVVSEPIDGLRAGWSEVPKGGTLLARAGEPVRVVGPDQVGFRAAA comes from the coding sequence ATGTGCCGCTTCCTCGCCTACCACGGCGACCCGGTCTATCTCGACGAACTGGTCTGCGCGCCGACCCATTCCCTCGTGCACCAGTCGCTGCACGCGACGGAGGCCCAGACCGAGACCAACGGCGACGGTTTCGGCATCGGCTGGTACGGCGAACGGCCCGAGCCCGGCCTCTACCGCGACGTGCGGCCGGCCTGGTCCGACGAGAACCTGCGCAGCCTCTCCCGGCAGATCCGCGCCCGCACCTTCTTCGCCCATGTCCGCGCCTCGACCGGCACCGCGACCACCCGGGCGAACTGCCATCCCTTCGCCCATGGCCGCCACCTGTTCATGCATAACGGCCAGATCGGCGGCTATGCGCGCATCCGCCGTCGGCTCGAGGCGATGATCCCGGACGCGCTCTACGAGGCGCGCCAGGGCTCGACCGATTCGGAGGCCCTGTTCCTCCTCGCGCTGGCGCACGGCCTCGACCGGGATCCCGTCGGCGCCATGGCGGCGAGCCTGTCGGCCGCCGGCGGCCTGATGCGCGAGGCGGGGATCGACGAGCCCCTGCGCTTCACCGCCGTGCTCACCGACGGCGAGAGTCTCACCGCGTTCCGCTGGGCCTGCGACGGCCGCCCGCCGAGCCTGTACTGGCGCGAGACCGGCACCGGCCTCGCCGTCGTCTCCGAGCCGATCGACGGCCTGCGCGCCGGCTGGTCCGAGGTGCCGAAGGGCGGCACGCTCCTGGCACGGGCCGGCGAGCCGGTGCGGGTGGTCGGGCCGGATCAGGTGGGATTCCGGGCGGCGGCGTGA
- a CDS encoding response regulator has product MGRAAPTPSIAVVVEDDESVRDFAAAILEETDLDVIACDSAADALAVMREHGSEVALLFTEMQLSGDMDGATLARTVERDWPDVRLVVTSRPGAAQSVPDHAVYMQKPWRPLDVLVEAERATHAA; this is encoded by the coding sequence ATGGGCAGAGCAGCACCCACCCCGTCGATCGCCGTCGTGGTGGAGGACGACGAATCCGTTCGGGATTTCGCCGCGGCGATCCTGGAGGAGACCGATCTCGACGTGATCGCCTGCGACAGCGCCGCCGACGCCCTGGCGGTGATGCGCGAGCACGGCTCCGAGGTCGCGCTGCTGTTCACGGAGATGCAGCTCTCCGGCGACATGGACGGGGCCACCCTCGCCCGCACGGTGGAGCGGGACTGGCCGGACGTGCGCCTGGTGGTGACCTCGCGGCCGGGGGCGGCGCAATCCGTGCCGGACCATGCGGTCTACATGCAGAAGCCGTGGCGGCCCCTCGACGTCCTGGTCGAGGCCGAGCGGGCCACTCACGCGGCGTGA